One Mycolicibacterium fallax genomic window, GCAGGCCGTCGAGGTGTAGATGGTCAGCTCGGCGAAGAACTCCAGCAGGTCGATCTCGCCCTCGTCGCCCCAGTTCTCGATCATCGTGCGGACCTCGCGCTCGATGGTGGTGGCGTGGCCCTTCATGTGCTCGCCGCGCAGCGCGGTGTTGTGCAGCATCTCCGCGCGGCGCTCCGGGCTGGCGTCGAAGACCACGCCCTCGCCGAAGATCGGCGTCATGAACGGGTAGGCCTCGGCCTGGTCGAGCTCGGAATCCGGTGCGCGGAAGAAGAATTCGTTGGGCACCGCGCCGGAGACCAGGATGACCTTCTTGCCGGCCAGCTGGAACCAGCCGACGTCGCCGCATTCATCGCGGACCCGCTGCATCAACCCGATCGGATCGGTGCGGAACTCCTCGAGGTGGCCGTGTTCGTCGTCCTCGCCCCCGGAGACCCGGGGTACCTCTTTGGTGGTGGCGGTCATGTCAGTTCCCCTCCTCGACGGCGAGCTTCTGCCGATCGGTGGTCTCGGCCAGCGGGGCCTCGGGCTGCAGCTCCATGTTGGCGATGAATCCGCCGCGCGGGGTCTGCGCGACGAAGGTGATGGCCCGGGCCAGGTCCGCCGGGCGCAGGAAATAGTTGTGCCGGGCCTGGCCCCACTTGGCCCAGTCCTCCAGGGCCGGGCCGATCTTCTCCACCGGCAGGTTCCAGCCCATCGCGGTCATGGTCGGTCCGGGATGCACGATCGAGGCCCGCACCCCGGTGCCCTCCAGCTCCATCTGCAGGTTGGTCACCATGGCGACCAGGGCGGCCTTGGCCGCGCCGTAGGCGCCCATGTGCGGGCGTTGGCGCAGCGCGACGTCGGAGCCGACGAAGATCAGGTCGCCGCGGCGGCGCTCGATCATCCCGTCGACCACCGCGGTCATCAGCCGGTTCGCGCCGATCAGGTGGATCTGCAACTGGGCATCGAAATCGTCGGTCGGCATCTCGGCGAGCCTGCCGAAGTTGGTGTCGCCGGCGCCGGCGACCAGCACCTCGATCTCGCCGAGTTCGGCGGTGGCGGCCTTGACGGCCTCGGTCACCGAGCCGGGGTCGGTGACGTCCAGGGCGACGGCGACGGCCTCGCCGCCGTCGGCGCGGATCTTGTCGACCAGCTCCTGGCATTTCTCCACCCGGCGGGCGGCCAGTGCGACCGGGAAGCCGTTGGCGGCGAGTTCGACCGCGGTGGCGGCGCCGATCCCGGAGGAGGCGCCGGCCACGAATGCCGGGCGACGGTCGGGCAGGGGATCAAAGCGTGGCATTGGTGGGGGAACCTTTCAGCGAAGTTCGACGGTGATGGGCAGCTCGGCGAAGCCGCGGACATTGCTGGAGTGGACGCGGACGGCGTTGTCCTCGTCGACGGCGAAGCCGCGGATCCGTTTGAACAGTTCGGTCAGCGCCACCCGGCCCTCCATCCGGGCCAGGTGCGCGCCAAGGCAGAAGTGCGCGCCGCTGCCGAAACTCAGCAGCCGGGCGCCGATGTCGCGGCCGATGACGAAGTCGTCGGGATTCTCGAACACCCGCTCGTCGCGGTGCGCCGATCCGGGCAGCAGCAGCACGATCTCGCCGTCCCCGATGGTGGTGTCGTAGAGGCTGAACTCGCCCTCGACGGTGCGGGCCAGGATCTGGCTGGAGGTGTCGTAGCGCAGCGTCTCCTCGACCCACAGCGGGATCCGGTCCAGGTCGTCGTAGAGCCCGGCGAGCTGATCGGGGTTGCGGTGGCCCCAGAACGCCGCATTGGCAAGCAGTTTGGTGGTGGTCTCGTTGCCGGCGATCACCATCAGGAACAGAAAGCCCAGCACCTCCTCGTCGGTGAGCCGGTCCCCGTCGATCTCGGCCTCCAGCAGTGCCGAGGTCAGGTCGTCGCTGGGCTGGCTGCGCCGCTGCGCGATCATCCCGTGGTAGTAGCCGAACAGGTTGATCGAGGCCTTGATCGCCTCCGGCGGCACGTCGGTGACGCCGTCCTCGCGGTGCATCACCGCATCGGCCCAGGCCCGGATCTCCTGGCGGTCCGGCTC contains:
- a CDS encoding SDR family oxidoreductase — its product is MPRFDPLPDRRPAFVAGASSGIGAATAVELAANGFPVALAARRVEKCQELVDKIRADGGEAVAVALDVTDPGSVTEAVKAATAELGEIEVLVAGAGDTNFGRLAEMPTDDFDAQLQIHLIGANRLMTAVVDGMIERRRGDLIFVGSDVALRQRPHMGAYGAAKAALVAMVTNLQMELEGTGVRASIVHPGPTMTAMGWNLPVEKIGPALEDWAKWGQARHNYFLRPADLARAITFVAQTPRGGFIANMELQPEAPLAETTDRQKLAVEEGN
- a CDS encoding cytochrome P450, with the translated sequence MTTATSPVLDPYSYDFHEDPYPYYRALRERAPVYHNEELGFWALSRHADVLAGFRNSTALSNKFGVSLDPASRGPHAALTMSFLAMDDPAHLRLRTLVSKGFTPRRIRELEPRVTEIANQHLDTMLARAAGGETVDYVTEFAGKLPMDVISELMGVPEPDRQEIRAWADAVMHREDGVTDVPPEAIKASINLFGYYHGMIAQRRSQPSDDLTSALLEAEIDGDRLTDEEVLGFLFLMVIAGNETTTKLLANAAFWGHRNPDQLAGLYDDLDRIPLWVEETLRYDTSSQILARTVEGEFSLYDTTIGDGEIVLLLPGSAHRDERVFENPDDFVIGRDIGARLLSFGSGAHFCLGAHLARMEGRVALTELFKRIRGFAVDEDNAVRVHSSNVRGFAELPITVELR